One Streptomyces sp. NBC_01217 genomic region harbors:
- the trpA gene encoding tryptophan synthase subunit alpha → MSGNVELLSSSLARAKAENRSALIAYLPAGFPTVDGAIAAVKAVVAGGADIVEVGLPHSDPVLDGPVIQTADDIALRGGVKIADVMRTVREAYEATGVPILVMTYWNPIDRYGVERFTAELAEAGGAGCILPDLPVQESGLWREHADKHGLATVFVVAPSSKDERLATITAAGSGFVYAASLMGVTGTRESVGEQAQDLVARTRATTSLPVCVGLGVSNARQAAEVAGFADGVIVGSAFVKGMLDAPDEAAGLAAIRSLAGELAEGVRKR, encoded by the coding sequence GTGAGCGGCAATGTGGAGTTGTTGAGTTCCTCCCTCGCACGGGCGAAGGCGGAGAACAGGTCCGCGCTCATCGCGTACCTCCCGGCCGGCTTCCCGACCGTCGACGGCGCGATCGCCGCCGTGAAGGCGGTCGTGGCGGGCGGTGCGGACATCGTCGAGGTGGGGCTGCCGCACAGCGACCCGGTGCTCGACGGCCCGGTCATCCAGACCGCCGACGACATCGCCCTGCGCGGCGGCGTGAAGATCGCCGACGTGATGCGCACGGTCCGCGAGGCGTACGAGGCGACCGGTGTCCCGATCCTCGTCATGACGTACTGGAACCCGATCGACCGGTACGGCGTCGAGCGCTTCACCGCCGAGCTCGCCGAGGCCGGCGGTGCCGGGTGCATCCTGCCCGACCTGCCGGTCCAGGAGTCCGGCCTGTGGCGCGAGCACGCCGACAAGCACGGTCTCGCGACCGTCTTCGTCGTCGCGCCGAGCAGCAAGGACGAGCGCCTGGCCACCATCACCGCGGCCGGCTCGGGATTCGTCTACGCGGCATCCCTGATGGGTGTCACCGGCACCCGCGAGTCCGTCGGCGAGCAGGCCCAGGACCTGGTCGCGCGCACACGCGCCACCACGTCCCTGCCGGTCTGCGTCGGCCTCGGCGTCTCCAACGCCCGGCAGGCCGCCGAGGTCGCGGGCTTCGCCGACGGCGTGATCGTCGGCTCCGCCTTCGTCAAGGGCATGCTCGACGCCCCCGACGAGGCGGCCGGCCTTGCCGCGATCCGCTCACTGGCGGGCGAACTGGCCGAAGGCGTTCGAAAGCGCTGA
- the trpB gene encoding tryptophan synthase subunit beta has product MSSDFFIPDPEGLIPSAEGYFGAFGGKFIPEALVAAVDEVAVEYDKAKADPAFAAELNELMVNYTGRPSALTEVPRFAEHAGGARIFLKREDLNHTGSHKINNVLGQALLTRRMGKTRVIAETGAGQHGVATATACALFGLECTIYMGEIDTERQALNVARMRMLGAEVISVKSGSRTLKDAINEAFRDWVANVDHTHYLFGTVAGPHPFPAMVRDFHRVIGVEARRQILERTGRLPDAAIACVGGGSNAIGLFHAFIPDAHVRLIGCEPAGHGVETGEHAATLTAGEPGILHGSRSYVLQDEEGQITEPYSISAGLDYPGIGPEHAYLKDIGRGEYRAVTDDAAMQSLRLLSRTEGIIPAIESAHALAGALEVGKELGKGGLLVVNLSGRGDKDMDTAARYFGLYDGSDGVVEADVADGEEEVTK; this is encoded by the coding sequence ATGTCATCTGACTTCTTCATCCCGGACCCGGAGGGTCTGATCCCCAGCGCCGAGGGGTACTTCGGTGCGTTCGGCGGCAAGTTCATCCCGGAGGCGCTCGTCGCCGCCGTGGACGAGGTCGCCGTCGAGTACGACAAGGCGAAGGCCGACCCGGCCTTCGCCGCCGAGCTCAACGAGCTCATGGTCAACTACACCGGCCGGCCCAGCGCGCTGACCGAGGTCCCGCGCTTCGCGGAGCACGCGGGCGGCGCCCGGATCTTCCTCAAGCGCGAGGACCTGAACCACACCGGCTCGCACAAGATCAACAACGTGCTGGGACAGGCGCTGCTCACCCGGCGCATGGGCAAGACCCGGGTCATCGCCGAGACCGGCGCCGGACAGCACGGCGTCGCCACCGCGACCGCCTGCGCGCTCTTCGGCCTCGAATGCACCATCTACATGGGTGAGATCGACACCGAGCGGCAGGCGCTGAACGTGGCGCGGATGCGGATGCTCGGCGCCGAGGTCATCTCCGTGAAGTCCGGCTCAAGGACCCTGAAGGACGCCATCAACGAGGCGTTCCGCGACTGGGTCGCCAATGTGGACCACACGCACTACCTCTTCGGCACCGTCGCGGGACCGCACCCCTTCCCCGCCATGGTCCGCGACTTCCACCGTGTCATCGGCGTCGAGGCCCGCCGCCAGATCCTGGAGCGGACCGGCCGGCTGCCGGACGCCGCGATCGCCTGCGTCGGCGGCGGCTCCAACGCCATCGGGCTCTTCCACGCCTTCATCCCGGACGCCCACGTCCGGCTGATCGGCTGCGAGCCCGCCGGACACGGGGTGGAGACCGGCGAGCACGCGGCGACCCTGACCGCGGGCGAGCCCGGGATCCTGCACGGCTCGCGCAGCTACGTCCTCCAGGACGAAGAGGGCCAGATTACCGAGCCGTACTCCATCTCGGCGGGCCTCGACTACCCGGGCATCGGCCCGGAGCACGCCTACCTCAAGGACATCGGCCGCGGCGAGTACCGCGCCGTCACCGACGACGCCGCCATGCAGTCGCTGCGCCTCCTCTCCCGTACCGAAGGGATCATTCCGGCCATCGAGAGCGCCCACGCGCTGGCCGGAGCCCTGGAGGTCGGGAAGGAGCTCGGCAAGGGCGGACTGCTCGTGGTCAATCTGTCGGGCCGCGGCGACAAGGACATGGACACGGCGGCCCGCTACTTCGGGCTGTACGACGGGAGCGACGGGGTCGTCGAGGCCGATGTGGCCGACGGGGAAGAGGAGGTCACCAAGTGA
- the trpM gene encoding tryptophan biosynthesis modulator TrpM, with translation MSADRPASRTRPGLRPAGTTARVPHAPLARGCRPRGCRAPARRVRGRRVRYVIGDEPGQVNGMRWRTGSAL, from the coding sequence GTGTCCGCCGACCGTCCCGCGTCCCGTACCCGGCCGGGCCTGCGCCCCGCCGGTACGACGGCCCGGGTACCGCACGCCCCGCTGGCGCGCGGCTGCCGCCCTCGTGGCTGCCGCGCCCCCGCCCGGCGCGTGCGCGGTCGGCGCGTGCGGTACGTGATCGGCGACGAGCCCGGCCAGGTCAACGGCATGCGATGGCGCACGGGGTCCGCGCTGTAG
- a CDS encoding DUF2752 domain-containing protein, protein MPGPVLPPAPAPASRLRRLATPVGVMAVVVGAFGYVGAVDPNQPGHYPVCPLLRLTGLYCPGCGGLRSAHAVAHGDIAAALGSNALAVVGYGIFAVLWAVWMVRAARGRPMSIAAKPVVWWGIGAVLLIFSIVRNLPFGSALVP, encoded by the coding sequence TCGCGCCTCCGGCGGCTCGCCACCCCGGTGGGCGTCATGGCTGTCGTCGTCGGGGCCTTCGGCTATGTCGGTGCCGTCGACCCCAACCAGCCGGGCCACTACCCGGTCTGCCCCCTGCTCCGCCTCACCGGTCTGTACTGCCCGGGCTGCGGCGGGCTGCGCAGCGCCCATGCCGTCGCGCACGGCGACATCGCCGCCGCCCTCGGCTCCAATGCGCTCGCCGTCGTCGGCTACGGGATCTTCGCCGTCCTCTGGGCGGTCTGGATGGTCCGCGCCGCCCGGGGAAGGCCCATGAGCATCGCCGCGAAGCCCGTCGTCTGGTGGGGGATCGGGGCCGTGCTGCTGATCTTCTCGATCGTCCGGAATCTGCCGTTCGGATCGGCTCTGGTGCCTTGA
- the trpC gene encoding indole-3-glycerol phosphate synthase TrpC has product MSVLDEIIEGVRADLAERQARVSLDELKERAARAPAAKDGVAALRGEGVTVICEVKRSSPSKGALAAIADPAALAADYEAGGASVISVLTEERRFGGSLADLEAVRAKVDIPVLRKDFIVTSYQLWEARAYGADLALLIVAALDQEALVSLIERAESIGLTPLVEAHDEEEAERAVDAGAKIIGVNARNLKDLKVDRSTFERVAPEIPNHIVKVAESGVRGPHDLIAYANAGADAVLVGESLVTGRDPRAAVADLVAAGAHPALRHGRG; this is encoded by the coding sequence GTGAGTGTGCTCGACGAGATCATCGAAGGCGTACGCGCCGACCTCGCAGAGCGGCAGGCGCGTGTCAGCCTCGACGAGCTGAAGGAACGCGCGGCGCGCGCTCCTGCCGCCAAGGACGGAGTCGCCGCCCTGCGCGGCGAGGGCGTGACCGTCATCTGCGAGGTCAAGCGCTCAAGCCCCTCCAAGGGGGCGCTTGCCGCGATCGCCGACCCGGCCGCGCTCGCCGCGGACTACGAGGCGGGCGGCGCGTCCGTCATCTCGGTCCTCACCGAGGAGCGCCGCTTCGGCGGTTCCCTCGCCGACCTGGAGGCCGTCCGCGCCAAGGTCGACATCCCGGTCCTGCGCAAGGACTTCATCGTCACCTCGTACCAGCTCTGGGAGGCCCGCGCCTACGGCGCCGACCTCGCCCTGCTGATCGTCGCCGCCCTTGACCAGGAGGCCCTGGTCTCCCTGATCGAGCGCGCCGAGTCCATCGGCCTGACGCCGCTGGTCGAGGCGCACGACGAGGAGGAGGCCGAGCGTGCCGTGGACGCCGGGGCGAAGATCATCGGTGTCAACGCGCGCAACCTCAAGGACCTCAAGGTCGACCGCTCCACCTTCGAGCGTGTCGCCCCCGAGATCCCCAACCACATCGTCAAGGTCGCCGAATCCGGCGTCCGCGGTCCGCACGACCTGATCGCGTACGCCAACGCGGGCGCCGACGCGGTGCTCGTGGGCGAGTCCCTGGTCACCGGCCGTGACCCGCGGGCCGCCGTCGCCGACCTGGTCGCCGCCGGTGCCCACCCGGCGCTCCGGCACGGACGGGGCTGA